The Achromobacter pestifer genome includes a region encoding these proteins:
- a CDS encoding LysR family transcriptional regulator: MADLKLLEDLIALAQTGSFVRAAELRHVTHPAFGRRIRALEAWAGAPLIERQRLPVVLTAEGEALLKTATQVVEQMGQVRHRIRSFGAGGEAVLRIATGRSLARTLVADWIARLRHRTPKVLTEGTQVELSTGMMQDMAARLEQGRVDLLCCYEHPALSVQLSPGRYRYMTLGTDKLVPVSQADSRGRARYVLQEGGPSVPLITYAGGLAMERIVGDRLETTPYALAPFLRSDSLDAAHGAVAKGLGVAWLPWSMVAADCRRGALAALGGRSEEISFEVRLYRSRARLADLAEAAWEATASRKA; the protein is encoded by the coding sequence ATGGCCGACCTGAAACTCCTTGAAGACCTGATTGCCCTGGCGCAGACCGGCAGCTTCGTGCGCGCGGCCGAGCTGCGGCACGTCACGCATCCTGCGTTCGGCCGGCGCATCCGTGCACTGGAGGCCTGGGCGGGCGCGCCGCTGATCGAGCGCCAGCGCCTGCCGGTGGTCCTGACGGCCGAAGGCGAGGCCCTGCTCAAGACCGCGACGCAGGTGGTGGAGCAGATGGGGCAGGTGCGCCATCGTATCCGCAGTTTCGGCGCGGGCGGCGAGGCCGTGCTGCGCATCGCCACCGGCCGCAGCCTGGCCCGCACGCTGGTGGCGGACTGGATCGCGCGACTGCGCCACCGCACGCCCAAGGTGCTGACCGAGGGCACGCAGGTCGAGCTGTCCACCGGCATGATGCAGGACATGGCGGCCCGGCTGGAGCAGGGCCGGGTGGACCTGCTGTGCTGCTACGAGCATCCGGCCCTGTCGGTGCAGTTGAGCCCTGGACGCTACCGCTACATGACGCTGGGCACCGACAAGCTTGTCCCCGTCAGCCAGGCGGATTCGCGTGGCCGGGCCCGCTACGTGCTGCAGGAAGGCGGGCCGTCCGTGCCTTTGATCACCTATGCGGGCGGCCTGGCGATGGAGCGCATCGTGGGCGACCGCCTGGAGACCACGCCCTATGCCCTGGCGCCGTTCCTGCGCAGCGATTCGCTGGATGCGGCGCATGGCGCGGTCGCCAAGGGCCTGGGGGTGGCGTGGCTGCCCTGGTCCATGGTGGCGGCGGATTGCCGTCGCGGCGCGCTGGCTGCCCTGGGCGGGCGCAGCGAGGAAATCTCGTTCGAGGTGCGGTTGTACCGCTCGCGGGCGCGCCTGGCCGACCTGGCCGAAGCAGCCTGGGAAGCCACGGCCAGCCGCAAGGCCTGA
- a CDS encoding alpha/beta hydrolase, with translation MHNTDIDLFFPTIAEREVQYNARESVPDFDACVRRYAESSARVRTRRPGVLDLHYGMGQDERLDLFLPAASQAPAPLFVFIHGGYWRAQRKEDAPVMAEAFNAAGAAVATLEYTLVPEATLGEVVREVRSAVAWLYRNVAAYGVDPERIYVSGSSAGGHLAGMLVAPGWPARYGVPEDVIKGTLALSGLFDLRPLCDVLPNTWLQLTPEQAAHQSPIFHLPERAGPMLLAVGGLETQGFKNQTAAYEAAWNAAGLVSTRIPTPHCNHFDLVNELEDPDSDLTRATLAMMGLGAK, from the coding sequence ATGCATAACACCGACATCGATCTCTTCTTCCCCACCATCGCCGAGCGCGAGGTGCAATACAACGCACGCGAATCGGTGCCGGATTTCGACGCCTGCGTGCGCCGCTATGCCGAGTCCTCGGCCCGGGTGCGCACGCGCCGCCCCGGCGTGCTGGACCTGCACTACGGCATGGGCCAGGATGAACGGCTGGACCTGTTCCTGCCCGCCGCCTCGCAGGCGCCGGCGCCGCTGTTCGTGTTCATCCACGGCGGCTATTGGCGCGCGCAGCGCAAGGAAGACGCGCCCGTGATGGCCGAGGCCTTCAACGCCGCGGGTGCGGCCGTGGCCACGCTGGAGTACACGCTGGTGCCCGAGGCCACGCTGGGCGAGGTGGTGCGGGAAGTGCGTTCCGCGGTGGCCTGGCTGTACCGGAACGTGGCGGCCTATGGCGTGGATCCCGAGAGGATCTATGTCAGCGGCAGCTCGGCGGGCGGGCATCTGGCCGGCATGCTGGTCGCGCCCGGCTGGCCCGCGCGCTATGGCGTGCCGGAGGACGTGATCAAGGGCACGTTGGCGCTCAGCGGGCTGTTCGATCTGCGGCCGCTGTGCGACGTCCTGCCCAACACCTGGCTGCAGCTCACGCCCGAGCAGGCGGCGCACCAAAGCCCGATCTTCCATCTGCCGGAACGGGCCGGCCCGATGCTGCTGGCGGTGGGCGGGCTGGAGACCCAGGGCTTCAAGAACCAGACGGCGGCATATGAAGCCGCCTGGAATGCCGCGGGGCTGGTTTCCACCCGCATCCCGACGCCCCACTGCAACCATTTCGACCTGGTCAACGAGCTGGAAGATCCGGACAGCGACCTGACCCGCGCCACCCTGGCGATGATGGGCTTGGGCGCCAAGTGA
- a CDS encoding GntR family transcriptional regulator has translation MKPRIKASRQDDPGSDGSAGIEEITLSEQVYRLLRRDIMRGAFAPGQSLRLELLKQRYGSSFSPIREALNRLRSERMVISTTSRGFSIAPLSVEEMWDACETRILIDCDALRRSLANADDAWETRLVGAYHALTLAAQRAEAAAEPSEELDELLEARHLEFHHALIGACRSHWLLDLSTQLYAQTERYRRPARAGATAYGPERNVDDEHRQLLDAAISRDVEGSVAMLAAHYRKTAQFIERIISQPQSQPKSQARHA, from the coding sequence TTGAAGCCTAGAATCAAAGCTTCCCGCCAGGACGATCCCGGATCGGACGGGAGCGCCGGCATTGAGGAAATCACGCTGTCCGAGCAGGTCTACCGCCTGCTGCGGCGCGACATCATGCGCGGCGCCTTCGCGCCGGGCCAGTCCTTGCGGCTGGAGTTGCTGAAGCAGCGCTACGGCAGCAGCTTTTCGCCCATCCGCGAAGCGCTCAACCGCCTGCGCAGCGAGCGCATGGTCATCAGCACTACCTCGCGCGGCTTCAGCATCGCACCCTTGTCGGTCGAGGAAATGTGGGATGCCTGTGAAACCCGCATCCTGATCGATTGCGACGCGCTGCGCCGTTCGCTCGCCAATGCCGACGACGCCTGGGAAACGCGCCTGGTCGGCGCGTACCATGCGCTGACGCTGGCCGCGCAGCGCGCGGAGGCTGCCGCCGAGCCTTCGGAAGAGCTGGACGAACTGCTGGAGGCGCGCCACCTGGAATTCCACCACGCGCTGATCGGCGCCTGCCGCTCCCATTGGCTGCTGGACCTGTCGACCCAGCTCTATGCGCAGACCGAGCGCTACCGCCGTCCGGCGCGCGCTGGCGCGACCGCCTACGGGCCGGAGCGCAACGTCGACGACGAGCACCGCCAGTTGCTGGACGCCGCCATCTCGCGCGACGTGGAAGGTTCGGTCGCCATGCTGGCCGCGCATTACCGCAAGACCGCGCAGTTCATCGAACGCATCATTTCCCAGCCCCAATCGCAGCCCAAATCGCAGGCCAGGCATGCATAA
- a CDS encoding ABC transporter ATP-binding protein → MLKVDGLTGGYGSSKVLFGMSFEASEGEVISLIGRNGMGKTTTIKTLMGMLPATGGAVQFRGQTLGRSAPSSVARLGVGLVPEGRRVFGSLTVQENLVATSRAAAGGWDLERVYTLFPRLKERRGQSSRTLSGGEQQMLVVGRALMTNPKLLILDEATEGLAPLIRQEIWRCLRALKAEGQTILVIDKNLPEMATLVDRHYIVDKGRVAWSGQPAELSTQPELAQRYLGI, encoded by the coding sequence ATGTTGAAGGTTGACGGGCTGACGGGGGGCTACGGCTCCAGCAAGGTCCTGTTCGGCATGTCGTTCGAGGCTAGTGAAGGCGAGGTGATCTCGCTGATCGGGCGCAACGGCATGGGCAAGACCACCACGATCAAGACCCTGATGGGCATGCTGCCCGCCACCGGCGGCGCGGTACAGTTCCGCGGCCAGACGCTGGGCCGTTCCGCGCCCAGCAGCGTGGCGCGCCTGGGCGTGGGGTTGGTGCCGGAAGGCCGGCGCGTGTTCGGATCCCTGACGGTGCAGGAAAACCTGGTGGCGACTTCACGCGCCGCGGCGGGCGGATGGGATCTGGAACGCGTCTACACGCTGTTCCCGCGCCTGAAGGAGCGCCGCGGGCAGTCGTCGCGGACCCTGTCGGGCGGCGAACAGCAGATGCTGGTGGTGGGCCGCGCGCTCATGACCAATCCCAAGCTCCTGATCCTGGACGAAGCCACCGAGGGGCTGGCGCCGCTCATCCGGCAGGAGATCTGGCGCTGCCTGCGGGCGCTGAAGGCCGAGGGCCAGACCATCCTTGTCATCGACAAGAACCTGCCCGAAATGGCGACGCTGGTGGACCGCCACTACATCGTGGACAAGGGCCGGGTGGCCTGGTCGGGGCAGCCCGCGGAACTGTCCACCCAGCCCGAGCTGGCGCAGCGCTACCTGGGCATATGA
- a CDS encoding ABC transporter ATP-binding protein, protein MPTDASASLLRLTQLRKAFDAVVATNGVDLDVRAGEIHAIIGPNGAGKSTLIAQICGEIRPDSGTIHLDGQDVTALRAFERARLGLGRSFQITELCQEYTALENVILSRMLKGGRAFQAWSNPRHDAALKTEAMQWLTHVGLEDRRHVRSSDLAHGEKRQLELAVALARAPRLLLLDEPMAGMGPEESARMTRLLQGMKGDYGILLVEHDMDAVFALADRISVLVYGRVVFSGSPEEVRRHPEVRAAYLGEEHVEG, encoded by the coding sequence ATGCCGACTGATGCAAGCGCCAGCCTGTTGCGCCTGACGCAGCTGCGCAAAGCCTTCGACGCGGTGGTGGCCACCAACGGCGTGGACCTGGATGTGCGTGCGGGCGAGATCCACGCCATCATCGGCCCCAACGGCGCGGGCAAGTCCACCCTGATCGCGCAGATCTGCGGCGAGATCCGCCCGGATTCCGGCACCATCCATCTGGACGGGCAGGACGTGACCGCGCTGCGCGCCTTCGAGCGCGCCCGCCTGGGGCTGGGCCGCTCGTTCCAGATCACCGAGCTGTGCCAGGAGTACACCGCGCTGGAGAACGTGATCCTGTCGCGCATGCTCAAGGGCGGCCGGGCCTTCCAGGCCTGGTCCAACCCGCGCCATGACGCGGCACTGAAGACCGAGGCCATGCAATGGCTGACGCACGTGGGGCTGGAGGACCGCCGCCACGTGCGTTCTTCGGACCTGGCGCACGGCGAGAAGCGGCAACTGGAGCTGGCGGTGGCGCTGGCGCGTGCGCCGCGGCTGTTGCTGCTGGACGAGCCCATGGCCGGCATGGGGCCCGAGGAATCGGCGCGCATGACGCGGCTGCTGCAAGGCATGAAAGGCGACTACGGCATCCTGCTGGTGGAACACGACATGGACGCGGTGTTCGCGTTGGCCGACCGCATCAGCGTGCTGGTCTACGGCCGCGTGGTGTTCAGCGGCTCGCCCGAGGAAGTGCGCCGCCATCCGGAAGTGCGCGCCGCCTATCTGGGAGAAGAACATGTTGAAGGTTGA
- a CDS encoding branched-chain amino acid ABC transporter permease, whose translation MKMAYTLTNRARWGLGGLAVLILLPAAALASGSPFLIGVVTRFLIYGLAAVSLDLVIGYGAMVSFGHAMFFGLGGYAVGIIAFHTAEAGPIFGWAGSNAALVVWPIALIVCALAGWLFGYLALRTRGVQFIMITLAFGQMVYFVLVSLQFYGGDDGLMIPQRNELPGINLESPMAFYYVCLALLTLWTLLCIRVTNSRFGMVLQALRQSERRAINLGVAPTPYRLSAFVLSAVGTGLAGVLWANYAGLVTPDMAAWTKSGELMAIVILGGVGTLLGPIAGAAVFLGLEQMLSSLTEHWLLYMGPFLVLVVLWGQKGLFGKLLETRHAD comes from the coding sequence ATGAAGATGGCATACACACTTACGAACCGCGCCCGCTGGGGGCTGGGCGGCCTGGCGGTGCTGATCCTGCTGCCGGCCGCGGCGCTGGCCTCGGGCTCGCCGTTCCTGATTGGCGTGGTGACGCGCTTCTTGATCTACGGCCTGGCCGCGGTCAGCCTGGACCTGGTGATCGGCTATGGCGCCATGGTCAGTTTCGGCCACGCCATGTTCTTTGGGTTGGGCGGCTACGCGGTGGGCATCATCGCTTTCCACACGGCGGAGGCCGGGCCGATTTTCGGCTGGGCCGGCAGCAATGCCGCGCTGGTGGTGTGGCCGATAGCGCTCATCGTGTGCGCGCTGGCCGGCTGGCTGTTCGGTTATCTGGCGCTGCGCACGCGCGGCGTGCAGTTCATCATGATCACCCTGGCGTTCGGCCAGATGGTGTACTTCGTGCTGGTGTCGCTGCAGTTCTACGGCGGCGATGACGGCCTGATGATTCCACAACGCAATGAGCTGCCCGGCATCAATCTGGAAAGCCCCATGGCTTTCTACTATGTGTGCCTGGCGTTGTTGACCTTGTGGACGCTGCTTTGCATCCGCGTGACCAACTCGCGCTTCGGCATGGTGCTGCAGGCGCTGCGCCAGAGCGAGCGGCGCGCCATCAACCTGGGCGTGGCGCCCACGCCGTACCGGCTCAGCGCCTTCGTGTTGTCGGCGGTGGGCACGGGCCTGGCCGGTGTGCTGTGGGCCAACTATGCCGGGCTGGTGACGCCCGACATGGCGGCCTGGACCAAGTCCGGCGAGCTCATGGCCATCGTGATTCTGGGCGGCGTTGGCACCTTGCTGGGGCCGATCGCGGGCGCGGCGGTGTTCCTGGGGCTGGAGCAGATGCTGTCGTCCCTGACCGAGCATTGGCTGCTGTACATGGGACCCTTCCTGGTACTAGTGGTGCTGTGGGGCCAGAAGGGCCTGTTCGGAAAATTGCTGGAGACGCGTCATGCCGACTGA
- a CDS encoding branched-chain amino acid ABC transporter permease, with amino-acid sequence MTLLFEQLLNGLQFGAMLFMLAAGLTLIFGIMGVVNLTHGSFYMVGAYCAAYAIGTTGSFLAGVLAALLGAGLYGISVEVLVIRKLYKRDHLYQVLATFGLLLFSNEAVSLIFGRRPPLVGIPSFLEGAVTLTPGFQYPLIRLSFIAIGALVAVGLWWLVNRTRIGMLIRAGADDREMVDALGIDIRKLYTLVFGLGALLCGLAGVMAAPLLAVEIGMGERILITTFVVIVIGGVGSVRGALAGALLVGMVDSLGRAFLPQLLSTVFSPATADPLAAGLASASIYVLMAIVLIAKPGGLFPARG; translated from the coding sequence ATGACGCTCCTGTTTGAACAGCTGCTCAACGGGCTGCAGTTCGGCGCCATGCTGTTCATGCTGGCCGCCGGACTGACGCTGATCTTCGGCATCATGGGCGTGGTCAACCTGACGCACGGCTCGTTCTACATGGTGGGGGCGTATTGCGCGGCCTACGCCATCGGCACCACCGGCTCGTTCCTGGCGGGCGTGCTGGCGGCGCTGCTGGGGGCGGGCCTGTACGGCATCTCGGTCGAGGTGCTGGTGATACGCAAGCTGTACAAGCGGGACCACTTGTACCAGGTCCTGGCCACCTTCGGCCTGCTGTTGTTCTCCAACGAAGCGGTCAGCCTGATCTTCGGCCGGCGTCCGCCGCTGGTGGGCATTCCCTCCTTCCTGGAAGGCGCGGTGACGCTGACGCCCGGGTTCCAGTACCCGCTGATCCGCCTGTCCTTCATCGCCATCGGCGCGCTGGTGGCGGTGGGGCTGTGGTGGCTGGTCAACCGCACGCGCATCGGCATGCTGATCCGCGCGGGCGCCGATGACCGCGAGATGGTCGACGCGCTGGGCATAGACATCCGCAAGCTCTACACGCTGGTGTTCGGCCTGGGCGCCTTGCTGTGTGGACTGGCCGGCGTGATGGCCGCGCCGCTACTGGCAGTGGAAATCGGCATGGGCGAACGCATCCTGATCACGACCTTCGTGGTGATCGTGATCGGCGGGGTCGGTTCGGTGCGCGGGGCCTTGGCCGGCGCCTTGTTGGTGGGCATGGTGGACAGCCTGGGGCGGGCCTTCCTGCCGCAGCTGCTGTCGACGGTGTTCTCGCCGGCCACGGCGGACCCGCTGGCCGCAGGCCTGGCTTCGGCCAGCATCTATGTGTTGATGGCGATCGTGCTGATCGCCAAGCCGGGCGGGCTGTTCCCGGCGCGAGGATGA
- a CDS encoding ABC transporter substrate-binding protein, translating to MIKKQILGGALSVALGAAASMGAAHAAEPVKIGFIATLSTPAGYIGEDERDAFNLAIKQGGGKLGGVPVQLVIEDDGLKPANAKQAADRLLQSGVKLYTGVNFSNVLAAVVPSVVKSGAFYVSLNPGPSNFAGEKCDPNYFVASYQNDAFHTAGGVAANELGYKKVVLLAPNYQAGRDAIEGFKRTYKGEVVAEIYTKLDQSDFSVELARLRSLAPDAIYQFHPGGTGINFVKQYAAAGLNKSIPMLMPSFSMDARMIQATGDASAGAYITGIWSQDFDNAQSKAFVQAFKQAYGRVPTDYAMQAYDTAQLIGAGLKATGGDLSKAAEFRAALRKPEFTSLRGKFSMNTNQHPIQDLYLMRIEKDSDGGLSPKLVRKLVSDDKDAYAQFCKMPS from the coding sequence ATGATCAAGAAACAGATTCTGGGCGGCGCGTTGTCCGTCGCGTTGGGCGCTGCGGCGTCCATGGGGGCGGCCCACGCCGCCGAACCGGTCAAGATCGGCTTCATCGCCACCTTGTCCACGCCGGCCGGCTATATCGGCGAGGACGAGCGCGATGCGTTCAACCTGGCCATCAAGCAGGGCGGCGGCAAGCTGGGCGGCGTGCCCGTGCAGCTGGTGATCGAGGACGACGGCCTCAAGCCCGCCAACGCCAAGCAGGCGGCCGACCGCCTGCTGCAATCGGGCGTCAAGCTCTATACCGGCGTGAACTTCTCCAATGTGCTGGCGGCTGTCGTGCCTAGCGTGGTGAAGTCCGGCGCGTTCTACGTCAGCCTGAATCCTGGCCCGTCGAACTTCGCGGGCGAAAAGTGCGATCCGAACTACTTCGTGGCGTCCTACCAGAACGACGCCTTCCATACGGCTGGCGGCGTGGCGGCCAACGAACTGGGCTACAAGAAGGTCGTGCTGCTGGCGCCCAATTACCAGGCGGGCCGCGACGCCATCGAAGGCTTCAAGCGCACCTACAAGGGCGAAGTGGTCGCCGAGATCTACACCAAGCTCGACCAGTCGGACTTCTCGGTGGAGCTGGCGCGCCTGCGCTCGCTGGCGCCCGACGCCATCTACCAGTTCCATCCGGGCGGCACGGGCATCAACTTCGTCAAGCAGTATGCGGCGGCCGGGCTGAACAAGAGCATCCCGATGCTGATGCCCAGCTTCTCGATGGACGCGCGCATGATCCAGGCCACGGGCGACGCCTCGGCCGGCGCCTACATCACCGGTATCTGGTCGCAGGACTTCGATAACGCGCAATCCAAGGCTTTCGTGCAGGCCTTCAAGCAAGCCTACGGCCGCGTGCCGACGGACTACGCCATGCAGGCCTACGACACCGCGCAGTTGATCGGCGCGGGCCTGAAGGCCACCGGCGGCGACCTGTCCAAGGCGGCGGAGTTTCGCGCCGCGTTGCGCAAGCCCGAGTTCACGTCGTTGCGCGGCAAGTTCAGCATGAACACCAACCAACATCCGATCCAGGATCTGTATTTGATGCGCATCGAGAAGGACAGCGACGGCGGCCTGTCGCCGAAGCTGGTCCGCAAGCTGGTGTCCGATGACAAGGACGCCTACGCGCAATTCTGCAAGATGCCGTCATGA
- a CDS encoding fumarylacetoacetate hydrolase family protein, whose product MRLVTFRAHPTAAARLGALAEGYVIDLALLGRAGGVDLPDDMLAFIDLGPVAVAQASKLMEAYRGNWPVGSALPQENVKLLAPIPRPRKNIFGIGLNYVEHVAESSRTLDTSADLPKQPVIFSKPPTTVIGPGDAIEHNAKITQQLDWEVELAVIMGRRASRVAEADALSYVFGYSVMLDMSARDCRRAGQWIYSKGQDTYAPFGPCIVTADEIPDPQVLDLWLTVNGEKKQGSNTRHMLFKVPFLISDISAGITLEPGDIIATGTPEGVGAGRKPQEWLWPGDVVVACVEGIGTLRHPVVAV is encoded by the coding sequence ATGCGCTTGGTAACTTTTCGCGCTCATCCCACCGCCGCTGCCCGACTGGGCGCGCTGGCCGAAGGCTATGTGATCGACCTGGCCCTGCTGGGCCGCGCCGGCGGCGTGGACCTGCCCGATGACATGCTGGCCTTCATCGACCTGGGCCCCGTGGCCGTGGCGCAGGCCAGCAAGCTGATGGAAGCCTATCGCGGCAACTGGCCCGTGGGCAGCGCGCTGCCGCAGGAAAACGTCAAGCTGCTGGCGCCGATTCCGCGTCCGCGCAAGAACATCTTCGGCATCGGCTTGAACTACGTGGAGCACGTGGCGGAATCCAGCCGCACGCTGGATACCTCGGCCGACCTGCCCAAGCAGCCGGTGATCTTCTCCAAGCCGCCCACCACCGTCATCGGCCCGGGCGATGCCATCGAGCACAACGCCAAGATCACGCAGCAGCTGGACTGGGAAGTCGAGCTGGCCGTGATCATGGGCCGCCGCGCCTCGCGCGTGGCCGAGGCCGATGCGCTGTCCTACGTGTTCGGCTACAGCGTGATGCTGGACATGAGCGCGCGCGATTGCCGCCGCGCCGGCCAGTGGATCTATTCCAAGGGCCAGGACACCTATGCGCCCTTCGGCCCCTGCATCGTGACCGCCGATGAGATCCCGGATCCGCAGGTGCTGGACCTGTGGCTGACGGTCAACGGCGAGAAGAAGCAGGGTTCCAACACGAGGCACATGCTGTTCAAGGTGCCGTTCCTGATCTCGGACATCAGCGCAGGCATCACGCTGGAGCCGGGCGACATCATCGCCACCGGCACGCCGGAGGGCGTGGGCGCGGGCCGCAAGCCGCAGGAATGGCTGTGGCCGGGCGACGTGGTGGTGGCGTGCGTGGAAGGCATCGGCACGCTGCGCCATCCGGTGGTGGCCGTTTAA
- a CDS encoding cupin domain-containing protein — protein MEANRYDAYREDTIGRANVADSPELIAYYKELARLETGALWTVANKIEPWAPRSVSVPVVWRYQDLRGHVLRSAELVSPEEAGRRVIYLNNPGRRDVAAAVGWLYSGLQVMKPGELASAHKHSHSALRFIMEGRGAFTVVDGHKMTLGANDFVLTPNGTWHEHGVAEDGTTCIWQDGLDIPLVNAMEAGFYAVHPDLNQTVTYPVDDTTAAWANAALRPQVSGWTKPYSPLFKYEWEPTYEALRRYARTTAGSPYDGILLEYVNPATGGPVMPTIGASMQLLRPGEHTKAHRHTGSFIYQVAKGSGYSIIDGKRYDWTERDIFCVPSWAIHEHVNLSSNDDACLFSFNDLPVMRALALYREEAVKENDGHQVLI, from the coding sequence ATGGAAGCGAACCGCTACGACGCGTACCGCGAGGACACCATAGGCCGCGCCAATGTGGCCGACTCGCCCGAGCTCATCGCCTACTACAAGGAGCTGGCCCGCCTGGAGACCGGCGCCCTGTGGACGGTGGCGAACAAGATCGAGCCCTGGGCGCCGCGCTCGGTCTCGGTGCCGGTGGTGTGGCGCTACCAGGACTTGCGCGGCCATGTGTTGCGTTCCGCCGAACTGGTTTCCCCCGAAGAGGCGGGGCGGCGCGTGATCTACCTGAACAACCCCGGCCGGCGCGACGTGGCCGCCGCCGTGGGCTGGCTGTATTCGGGCCTGCAGGTCATGAAGCCGGGTGAACTGGCTTCCGCCCACAAGCATTCGCATTCGGCGTTGCGCTTCATCATGGAAGGGCGGGGCGCGTTTACCGTGGTGGACGGCCACAAGATGACGCTGGGCGCGAACGATTTCGTGCTGACGCCCAACGGCACCTGGCACGAGCATGGCGTGGCCGAGGACGGCACCACCTGCATCTGGCAGGACGGCCTGGACATCCCGCTGGTCAACGCGATGGAAGCCGGCTTCTACGCCGTGCACCCGGATCTGAACCAGACCGTGACCTATCCGGTGGACGACACCACCGCCGCCTGGGCCAACGCGGCGCTCAGGCCGCAAGTGTCCGGTTGGACCAAGCCGTATTCGCCGCTCTTCAAGTACGAATGGGAGCCCACCTACGAGGCGCTGCGCCGCTATGCGCGCACCACCGCGGGCAGTCCCTACGACGGCATCCTGCTCGAATACGTCAACCCGGCCACGGGCGGCCCGGTCATGCCCACCATCGGCGCCAGCATGCAGCTGCTGCGCCCGGGCGAGCACACCAAGGCCCATCGCCATACCGGCAGCTTCATCTACCAGGTGGCCAAGGGCAGCGGCTATTCCATCATCGACGGCAAGCGCTATGACTGGACCGAGCGCGACATCTTCTGCGTGCCGTCCTGGGCCATTCACGAACACGTCAATCTGTCGTCCAACGACGACGCTTGCCTGTTCAGCTTCAACGACCTGCCCGTGATGCGCGCGCTGGCGCTTTACCGCGAAGAAGCGGTCAAGGAAAACGACGGCCACCAAGTGCTGATCTAG
- a CDS encoding Bug family tripartite tricarboxylate transporter substrate binding protein, translated as MIRRLPLRCSAVAGLLSVACALMPAARSAESSDWPTRPVTLVVPFPPGGGNDTVARQIAGPAGLALGQPLVVENRPGAGGTIGSATVARARPDGHTLLLCSTSSLVVANALYPSLPYRVDDLAPVVHIANTPTIWVADPGAPVSTLKEFIAAARQAPGKYSYASGGKNTMPHLAGQEVKARNGLDMLHVPYRGSTPAYADLATGRVNLMMDSIVSALPFVESGRVKGLAVSMDQRMPRIPSVPTLAEQGLGDLGFVGWVGICAPRDTPPAITARVARGVQQALADPALRETFAKEIVEPIGEGPEAFARTIERDALAWRQIIATSRASERD; from the coding sequence ATGATTCGCCGACTTCCCTTGCGTTGCTCCGCCGTGGCCGGGCTCCTGTCCGTTGCTTGCGCCCTGATGCCTGCGGCTCGGTCGGCCGAGTCCTCCGACTGGCCAACCAGGCCCGTGACGCTGGTCGTGCCTTTTCCCCCTGGCGGAGGCAATGACACTGTCGCGCGCCAGATCGCGGGCCCGGCAGGCCTGGCGCTGGGCCAGCCGCTGGTCGTGGAAAACCGGCCGGGCGCCGGCGGCACCATAGGGTCCGCAACCGTAGCCCGGGCCCGCCCCGATGGCCATACCCTGCTGCTCTGCTCCACCAGCAGCCTGGTCGTGGCCAATGCGCTCTATCCCAGCTTACCGTACCGTGTCGACGATCTGGCGCCCGTCGTCCACATCGCCAATACGCCAACGATATGGGTCGCCGATCCCGGCGCGCCCGTCTCCACGCTCAAGGAATTCATCGCCGCGGCTCGGCAGGCTCCCGGCAAATACAGCTACGCCTCCGGAGGCAAGAACACCATGCCCCACCTCGCCGGCCAGGAGGTCAAGGCACGCAACGGGCTGGACATGCTGCACGTGCCTTACCGCGGCTCCACACCCGCCTATGCGGACCTCGCCACGGGGCGCGTGAACCTGATGATGGACAGCATCGTTTCGGCGTTGCCCTTTGTCGAGTCTGGCCGCGTCAAGGGGCTGGCCGTCAGCATGGATCAGCGCATGCCGCGGATTCCGTCCGTGCCGACCTTGGCCGAACAAGGCCTGGGCGACCTGGGCTTCGTGGGCTGGGTCGGCATATGCGCGCCACGCGACACGCCGCCCGCAATCACCGCCAGAGTCGCCCGCGGCGTGCAGCAAGCCTTGGCCGACCCGGCGTTGCGGGAAACGTTCGCCAAGGAAATTGTGGAACCGATAGGCGAAGGCCCCGAAGCGTTTGCGCGGACGATAGAGCGCGATGCCCTGGCGTGGCGACAGATCATCGCGACGTCTCGCGCATCGGAACGCGATTGA